From a single Loigolactobacillus coryniformis subsp. coryniformis KCTC 3167 = DSM 20001 genomic region:
- a CDS encoding ComF family protein has translation MNCLLCQQPFSQSLTLAELLHWQPLLTEKICSRCRQRLMPITTACPECGRTQKTSELCRDCQRWLEKQPRQQLHNHALFVYNELLQDFFKRYKSLGDYRLRDAFTTDCQRWLRQHPADLYVPIPTDATSYAKRGFNPVVGLYEDCVPLTFCLKKQPQKVKQAHKKRRARLRTPQLFYFAGEAAILNYKKILLLDDIYTTGRTMRHAQACLKIAAPDCQVHTFTLAR, from the coding sequence ATGAACTGTTTGTTATGTCAGCAACCATTTAGTCAGAGTTTAACGCTGGCAGAATTGCTACATTGGCAGCCGTTATTAACGGAAAAGATTTGTTCGCGTTGTCGTCAACGCTTAATGCCAATCACGACGGCTTGTCCTGAATGCGGTCGTACACAAAAGACCTCTGAGCTTTGTCGTGATTGCCAACGCTGGTTAGAAAAACAGCCGCGGCAACAACTCCATAATCACGCATTGTTTGTCTATAATGAATTATTGCAAGATTTCTTTAAACGATACAAAAGTCTGGGCGATTATCGGTTGCGTGACGCATTTACCACAGACTGTCAACGCTGGTTACGCCAGCATCCGGCTGATCTATATGTTCCGATTCCCACTGATGCAACTAGTTACGCTAAGCGCGGCTTTAATCCTGTTGTGGGACTGTATGAGGACTGTGTACCGTTAACCTTTTGCTTAAAAAAACAGCCGCAAAAAGTAAAGCAAGCGCATAAAAAACGGCGGGCGCGCTTGCGCACACCACAGTTATTTTATTTTGCGGGTGAAGCAGCTATATTAAATTATAAAAAAATTTTATTGTTAGATGATATTTATACAACGGGCCGAACCATGCGCCACGCACAGGCTTGCCTGAAAATAGCTGCGCCTGATTGCCAAGTGCACACGTTTACTTTGGCGCGTTAA
- a CDS encoding DEAD/DEAH box helicase translates to MIKIEVTELYGRQQLVTTTELASLNNIPHLVQRPAMTSLNANWLLCARCGSRQLKQQVQLADGRYYCPDCLLLGRVCADAYLVSLAEPNRFITQADPLTWTGQLTAAQQVAAAAIQNQFQHRQDHLLWAVTGAGKTEMLFPGIAWALVNQLRVGIASPRVDVCLELMPRLQAAFAQTPIMLLHGRQTATYQYTQLVLCTTHQLLRFYQAFDILIIDEVDAFPYAQNPQLAYATRHAVKKDGARLFLTATPSPQLLRQVRQKKLELSYLPRRYHGHPLPQPKIRLCFKWRQQLRQRHLPKLLRQLLVAKIAQQQRFLLFVPRIELLRPLAKILQQQFPELKFATVYAADPQRLEKVQQMRQQQVFCLVTTTILERGVTFPGIDVIVLGADDPIFSAAALVQMAGRVGRSAARPTGAVDFLCAGLSRAVKAASQQIKQVNRKAGFK, encoded by the coding sequence GTGATCAAAATCGAAGTTACAGAACTTTATGGTCGGCAACAATTAGTGACTACGACCGAACTCGCTTCACTTAATAATATACCACACCTAGTACAACGTCCCGCCATGACCTCGTTAAATGCGAATTGGTTACTTTGTGCGCGTTGCGGTAGTCGCCAACTAAAGCAACAAGTTCAATTAGCTGATGGCCGTTACTACTGTCCTGATTGCTTATTGCTGGGTCGTGTTTGTGCGGATGCGTATTTAGTGAGCTTAGCGGAACCAAATCGTTTTATTACTCAAGCTGATCCATTGACTTGGACAGGACAATTAACGGCTGCACAACAGGTTGCAGCCGCCGCAATCCAAAATCAATTCCAGCACCGGCAAGATCATTTATTATGGGCGGTCACTGGTGCTGGCAAAACTGAAATGTTGTTTCCAGGGATTGCGTGGGCTTTAGTCAATCAATTACGTGTGGGCATTGCTTCGCCACGGGTTGATGTTTGTTTGGAGTTGATGCCGCGGTTACAAGCTGCTTTTGCGCAAACGCCGATCATGCTACTACATGGACGGCAAACGGCAACGTATCAGTATACCCAATTAGTGTTGTGCACGACTCACCAATTATTACGATTCTATCAAGCTTTTGACATTTTGATCATTGATGAAGTTGATGCCTTTCCCTATGCGCAGAATCCGCAATTGGCGTACGCTACCCGACACGCAGTTAAAAAGGATGGCGCCCGATTATTTTTGACGGCAACGCCGAGTCCCCAATTATTACGCCAAGTGCGGCAGAAAAAGCTTGAATTAAGTTATTTACCGCGCCGTTATCATGGGCATCCGTTACCGCAGCCTAAGATTCGCTTGTGTTTTAAGTGGCGGCAACAGTTGCGGCAACGGCACCTGCCGAAGTTATTACGACAACTGTTGGTGGCTAAAATTGCGCAGCAACAACGTTTCTTACTTTTTGTACCGCGGATCGAACTGTTACGGCCATTGGCAAAAATCTTACAGCAGCAATTCCCAGAATTAAAATTCGCAACGGTCTACGCAGCTGATCCACAACGGTTAGAAAAGGTTCAACAAATGCGGCAGCAACAAGTGTTTTGTTTAGTGACGACGACTATTTTAGAGCGCGGAGTTACTTTTCCAGGAATTGATGTGATTGTTTTAGGTGCAGATGATCCTATTTTCTCTGCCGCAGCGTTAGTACAAATGGCGGGCCGTGTCGGTCGTTCAGCTGCACGGCCGACAGGTGCGGTTGATTTCCTATGTGCAGGACTAAGTCGAGCTGTGAAGGCTGCCAGCCAGCAAATCAAGCAAGTTAATCGAAAGGCGGGGTTTAAATGA
- the prfB gene encoding peptide chain release factor 2 (programmed frameshift): protein MELSEGKHILADVAAKLDQFRGSLDLDALKDNIAENEAQMAEPGFWDDQAQAQKLIDATNGLKAKYDSFQQLQQQYDDLTVSAELLAEEDDPQIAAEFDTGITKLQQQMQQYELGLLLNGPYDSNNAILEIHPGAGGTESQDWGEMLLRMYMRWAEQHHFTVETVDYQAGEEAGIKSVTLLIKGHNAYGYLRSERGVHRLVRISPFDAAGRRHTSFTSVDVMPELDDTVNVEINSDDLRVDVYRASGAGGQHVNKTSSAVRITHLPTGIVVASQAERSQLQNRQTAMNMLRAKLYQRELEEKEKERAQIQGEQAEIGWGSQIRSYVFQPYTMIKDHRTNYETGNGQAVLDGDLDPFIDAYLQLQLKADNPK from the exons ATGGAATTAAGTGAAGGAAAACATATTTTGGCCGATGTGGCCGCTAAATTAGATCAATTTAGGGGGTCACTT GACTTAGATGCGCTAAAGGATAATATTGCTGAAAATGAAGCGCAAATGGCTGAACCAGGTTTTTGGGATGATCAAGCACAAGCACAGAAGTTGATCGACGCAACAAATGGCTTAAAGGCTAAATATGATTCATTTCAGCAATTGCAGCAGCAATACGATGATCTGACTGTATCGGCAGAATTACTGGCTGAAGAGGATGATCCGCAGATTGCAGCGGAGTTTGATACGGGGATTACTAAATTGCAGCAGCAAATGCAGCAGTATGAGCTGGGCTTATTGTTAAATGGCCCATATGACAGTAACAATGCCATTTTAGAAATTCATCCTGGTGCTGGGGGAACTGAATCCCAAGATTGGGGTGAAATGTTGCTACGAATGTATATGCGTTGGGCTGAGCAACATCATTTTACTGTGGAGACAGTTGATTATCAGGCTGGCGAAGAAGCGGGGATCAAAAGTGTGACCTTGCTGATCAAAGGACACAATGCTTATGGTTATTTGCGCTCAGAGCGTGGTGTTCACCGGCTAGTTCGTATTTCACCATTTGATGCGGCTGGTCGGCGGCATACATCATTTACGTCAGTTGATGTCATGCCAGAGCTGGACGATACGGTCAACGTGGAGATCAATAGTGATGATCTGCGCGTGGACGTTTATCGGGCTAGCGGCGCTGGTGGTCAGCATGTCAATAAAACGTCTTCGGCAGTGCGGATCACGCATTTACCAACTGGGATCGTGGTTGCCAGTCAGGCGGAACGCTCGCAATTGCAAAACCGACAGACGGCTATGAACATGTTACGGGCTAAATTATATCAGCGTGAATTGGAAGAAAAGGAAAAAGAACGTGCGCAGATTCAGGGTGAGCAAGCTGAAATCGGTTGGGGTTCACAGATTCGCTCGTACGTTTTCCAACCGTACACGATGATCAAGGATCACCGGACGAACTACGAAACTGGTAATGGTCAGGCTGTTTTAGATGGTGACTTGGATCCATTCATTGATGCTTATTTACAGTTACAATTAAAAGCGGATAATCCAAAATAA
- a CDS encoding response regulator transcription factor, translating into MKQVLIVDDEPSIVTLLTYNLKKEHYQVTTANDGATALQLALATKFDFILLDLMLPQMDGMEVTRRLRQEKVTTPIIMLTAKDAEFDKIVGLELGADDYLTKPFSPREVIARMKAISRRLQPVTSSVNENEQIQIGALKISPTAYTVFRNGQQLQLTPREYALLLYLAQRQNRVLSREQLLNGVWGYDYAGQTRMVDIQISHLRDKIEVDPKQPQYLVTVRGFGYKLEAPQHEAD; encoded by the coding sequence TTGAAGCAAGTACTTATAGTCGATGATGAGCCCTCAATCGTTACGTTACTGACTTATAATTTGAAAAAAGAACATTATCAGGTGACGACCGCCAATGATGGCGCGACCGCATTACAACTAGCGTTAGCCACCAAGTTTGACTTTATTTTGCTGGATTTGATGTTGCCCCAAATGGATGGTATGGAAGTGACGCGGCGTTTACGGCAGGAAAAGGTAACGACTCCGATCATTATGTTGACAGCTAAGGACGCTGAATTTGATAAAATTGTTGGTCTTGAGCTGGGGGCGGATGACTATTTGACTAAACCGTTTAGTCCGCGTGAGGTGATTGCGCGTATGAAGGCGATCAGCCGCCGGTTACAACCGGTTACGTCCAGTGTCAATGAGAATGAGCAAATTCAGATTGGTGCGCTAAAGATTTCGCCTACTGCGTACACGGTTTTTCGTAACGGCCAGCAACTGCAATTAACGCCGCGTGAATACGCGTTATTGCTGTATTTAGCTCAGCGACAAAATCGGGTGCTAAGTCGTGAACAACTGCTAAATGGGGTCTGGGGTTATGATTATGCCGGGCAAACGCGAATGGTCGATATTCAGATCAGTCATTTACGCGATAAGATCGAAGTTGATCCGAAACAGCCGCAATATTTGGTGACGGTGCGTGGGTTTGGCTATAAGTTGGAGGCGCCTCAGCATGAAGCGGATTAG
- a CDS encoding PDZ domain-containing protein translates to MIVELLVSLVAQPLLWCLILAGYLVSRRRIQQERQTFHIAIDSRLNEFKAFFIYGLPLGIVLSVGTILLSLKLSAAWWLGYQIIGILAVIMTVSVVWPTAAVLFTTLIMVALLPNSWRLAVPRFTDQVATNRLIAVSLFLLLAISALASAGLRQYLAIHNLSPRITESNRGRRTGYFKAQQLALVPLAFLVPGTKLSSGLFAWSTVHVAGNQYHLVIVPLLIGFLLTVRQQLPAVQIKQQNRWQLVTGLIYLISAVIVYFQARLFIPLLLIAVVVAVIGWLGARRVQGVVHYTEPFTGVMVLGIQPETPAAKMDLVAGDIILECNNQAVHDEDSFYAARMTDPTYCHLRVKTQSGDIKITESAIFEDSPHNLGVMTFPEQV, encoded by the coding sequence ATGATAGTAGAATTACTGGTCAGTTTAGTGGCCCAGCCGCTATTATGGTGTCTTATTTTGGCAGGTTATTTAGTCAGCCGTCGTCGTATCCAACAGGAACGGCAAACTTTTCATATTGCCATTGATAGCCGGCTAAATGAATTCAAGGCCTTTTTTATTTACGGCTTGCCGTTGGGGATCGTTTTGTCGGTGGGGACAATTTTATTGAGCCTAAAATTATCGGCGGCTTGGTGGCTGGGCTATCAAATCATTGGTATTTTAGCAGTGATCATGACTGTTAGTGTAGTGTGGCCGACTGCTGCGGTGTTATTCACAACATTGATCATGGTCGCATTATTGCCTAATAGTTGGCGCTTAGCGGTACCGAGGTTTACTGATCAAGTAGCGACTAATCGGTTGATCGCCGTTAGTTTGTTTTTGCTGCTGGCAATCAGTGCGCTGGCCAGTGCTGGCTTACGACAGTATTTAGCGATTCACAATTTATCACCACGAATCACGGAAAGTAATCGCGGTCGGCGAACTGGTTATTTTAAAGCACAACAATTGGCATTGGTACCGTTGGCTTTCTTGGTACCAGGTACAAAACTGTCCAGTGGCTTATTTGCTTGGTCAACGGTTCATGTCGCCGGAAATCAATATCATTTAGTTATTGTTCCGTTGCTGATCGGCTTTTTACTAACGGTAAGGCAACAACTACCGGCAGTGCAAATCAAACAGCAAAATCGCTGGCAATTGGTGACTGGACTGATTTATTTGATCAGTGCAGTGATCGTTTATTTCCAAGCACGGTTATTTATCCCGTTGCTCTTGATTGCCGTGGTGGTTGCGGTGATTGGGTGGTTAGGTGCTCGCCGTGTGCAAGGGGTGGTGCACTATACTGAACCGTTCACTGGTGTAATGGTGTTGGGAATTCAACCAGAAACGCCAGCCGCTAAAATGGATCTGGTAGCTGGGGATATTATTTTAGAATGTAACAATCAGGCAGTTCATGATGAGGATTCATTCTATGCTGCGCGCATGACTGATCCGACTTATTGTCATTTACGGGTCAAAACGCAAAGTGGCGACATTAAAATTACCGAATCGGCTATTTTTGAAGATTCGCCGCATAATTTAGGCGTTATGACTTTTCCGGAACAAGTTTAG
- the secA gene encoding preprotein translocase subunit SecA, whose protein sequence is MANILRNWVESDKREVKRMGKIADQVEALADEMAALSDEELQAKTPAFKERLAKGETLDDILPEAFAVAREGAKRVLGLYPFRVQIIGGITLHEGNIAEMRTGEGKTLTATMPVYLNALEGKGVHVVTVNEYLSSRDATEMGELYNWLGLSVGLNLNSLSAEEKRAAYQADITYSTNSELGFDYLRDNMVVYKEQMSQRPLNYAIVDEVDSILIDESRTPLIISGQAEKSTALYIRTDRFVKTLKEEEDYKIDLQTKTISLTEQGIRKAEANFGLDNLYDADNMALTHHLDQALRANYIMLLDIDYVVQDGKVMIVDSFTGRVMEGRRYSDGLHQAIEAKEGVEIQDETKTMANITYQNFFRMYNKLAGMTGTAKTEQEEFREIYNMQVITIPTNRPIARIDHPDVLYPTLQSKFKAVVADIKQRHEKGQPMLVGTVAVETSELLSKLLDREHIPHMVLNAKNHFKEAEIIMNAGQRGGVTIATNMAGRGTDIKLGPGVKEVGGLCVIGTERHESRRIDNQLRGRAGRQGDPGETQFYLSLEDTLMRRFGSDRIKALLDRMKVADDDAVIQSRMITRQVESAQKRVEGNNYDTRKNTLQYDDVMREQREVIYSQRMQVIDSTESLKYVLIPMIERTIKRIVDSHTQGEQKDWDLQAIYDFAINSMVPEDTISIADDLEGKSSQQIIDYLLGRADEVYAEKKKQLYDDAQMLEFEKVVILRVVDSHWTDHIDTMDQIRQSIGLRGYGQLNPLVEYQSEGYRLFEEMIADIDFDVTRLFMKAEIRQNIRR, encoded by the coding sequence ATGGCAAATATTTTAAGAAATTGGGTCGAAAGTGATAAGCGTGAGGTCAAACGGATGGGCAAGATTGCCGATCAAGTTGAAGCACTCGCTGATGAAATGGCGGCCCTTTCTGACGAAGAATTACAGGCAAAAACGCCAGCGTTTAAAGAACGTTTAGCCAAGGGTGAAACCTTAGATGATATTTTACCAGAGGCTTTTGCAGTCGCTCGTGAAGGGGCTAAGCGCGTACTGGGGCTTTATCCCTTCCGCGTTCAAATTATTGGTGGGATCACCTTGCATGAAGGCAATATTGCTGAGATGCGTACTGGTGAAGGTAAAACCTTAACTGCCACAATGCCAGTTTATTTAAATGCATTGGAAGGTAAAGGTGTTCATGTTGTAACCGTCAATGAATACTTGTCCAGTCGTGATGCGACGGAAATGGGCGAATTATATAATTGGCTTGGCTTATCCGTTGGTTTGAACTTGAATTCATTAAGCGCCGAAGAAAAGCGCGCCGCTTATCAAGCTGATATTACCTATTCAACTAACAGTGAACTTGGGTTTGATTATTTGCGCGATAACATGGTGGTTTATAAGGAACAAATGTCTCAGCGCCCGTTAAATTATGCCATCGTCGATGAAGTCGATTCTATTTTGATCGATGAGTCGCGGACACCATTGATCATTTCAGGACAAGCAGAAAAGTCGACTGCCCTTTATATCCGCACAGATCGTTTTGTTAAAACCTTAAAAGAAGAGGAAGACTACAAAATTGATCTCCAAACTAAAACAATTAGTTTGACGGAACAAGGTATTCGCAAGGCTGAAGCTAATTTTGGCTTAGATAATTTGTATGACGCTGACAACATGGCATTGACCCATCATTTGGACCAAGCGTTGCGGGCCAATTATATTATGTTGTTAGATATTGATTATGTGGTCCAAGATGGCAAGGTTATGATCGTTGATTCATTTACTGGCCGAGTTATGGAAGGCCGCCGTTATTCTGATGGACTACACCAGGCGATTGAAGCTAAAGAAGGCGTCGAGATTCAGGACGAGACCAAGACAATGGCTAACATCACTTATCAGAACTTTTTCCGGATGTACAATAAACTGGCTGGGATGACTGGGACTGCTAAAACGGAACAGGAAGAATTCCGCGAAATTTATAATATGCAAGTCATCACGATCCCAACCAATCGGCCAATTGCCCGGATCGATCATCCTGATGTATTGTACCCAACGCTACAAAGTAAATTTAAGGCAGTTGTCGCTGATATTAAGCAACGCCATGAAAAGGGCCAACCGATGTTGGTTGGTACCGTAGCCGTTGAAACGTCTGAATTACTGTCTAAGTTGTTAGATCGTGAACATATTCCCCATATGGTTTTGAACGCGAAAAACCATTTTAAAGAAGCCGAAATTATTATGAATGCTGGTCAGCGCGGTGGGGTTACCATCGCAACCAACATGGCCGGCCGTGGGACTGATATTAAATTAGGTCCTGGGGTCAAAGAAGTTGGCGGTTTATGCGTGATTGGTACCGAACGCCATGAATCACGGCGGATCGATAACCAGTTGCGGGGCCGTGCCGGCCGTCAAGGCGATCCAGGTGAAACGCAATTTTATTTATCTTTGGAAGATACCTTGATGCGCCGTTTTGGTTCTGATCGAATCAAAGCGCTATTGGATCGGATGAAAGTTGCCGATGATGATGCGGTGATCCAAAGTCGGATGATCACGCGCCAAGTTGAATCAGCCCAGAAGCGGGTTGAAGGTAACAACTACGATACGCGTAAAAACACTTTGCAATACGATGACGTTATGCGCGAACAGCGTGAAGTCATTTATTCGCAACGGATGCAGGTCATTGATAGCACAGAATCCTTGAAGTACGTCTTGATTCCAATGATTGAACGGACGATCAAGCGGATAGTCGATTCTCACACCCAGGGTGAGCAAAAAGATTGGGATTTGCAAGCCATTTATGACTTTGCCATCAATTCAATGGTACCAGAAGATACGATTTCGATCGCCGATGATCTTGAAGGTAAGTCTAGTCAACAAATTATTGATTACTTGCTTGGTCGTGCCGATGAAGTTTATGCAGAAAAGAAAAAGCAACTGTACGATGACGCGCAGATGCTTGAATTTGAAAAAGTGGTCATCTTACGAGTTGTTGATTCGCATTGGACCGATCATATTGATACGATGGATCAAATCCGCCAGTCGATCGGCTTGCGGGGTTACGGTCAATTGAATCCACTAGTTGAGTATCAATCCGAAGGTTATCGCTTGTTTGAAGAAATGATCGCCGACATTGATTTTGATGTGACACGATTATTCATGAAGGCTGAAATTCGCCAGAATATTCGCCGTTAA
- a CDS encoding YigZ family protein: MLTHYITLKSDGEHEIEIKKSRFICQLARVDNEAAAQAFIAACKKKHYKANHNCSAYVIGEQDEHQHAHDDGEPAGTAGVPMLEVLRRQHLKNVVAVTTRYFGGTKLGAGGLIRAYSNSVSQAIDVIGLVEGRLQQALAITIGYPQIGALEHYLTQHAITITDTSYLANVTFTAMVDDNELVAVKDTIVELLNGQVTFELGAQQFFETPLKNTTDHN; encoded by the coding sequence TTGTTGACTCACTATATTACGCTCAAAAGTGATGGCGAGCATGAAATTGAGATCAAAAAATCACGCTTCATTTGCCAATTAGCGCGCGTCGACAACGAAGCTGCCGCACAAGCATTTATCGCTGCCTGTAAAAAAAAGCACTACAAAGCCAATCATAATTGTAGTGCCTACGTTATTGGTGAACAGGATGAACATCAACACGCACACGATGATGGCGAACCCGCCGGAACCGCCGGTGTGCCAATGCTAGAGGTTCTACGCCGACAACATTTAAAAAACGTTGTTGCCGTCACCACACGCTATTTTGGTGGCACTAAACTCGGCGCTGGTGGTCTGATTCGTGCTTATAGCAATTCCGTTTCTCAAGCAATCGACGTAATTGGTTTAGTAGAAGGCCGACTACAACAAGCTTTAGCCATTACCATTGGCTACCCCCAGATCGGTGCGTTAGAACATTATCTGACTCAACACGCGATCACGATCACAGATACTAGTTACTTAGCCAATGTGACGTTTACCGCTATGGTCGACGATAATGAATTAGTTGCAGTTAAAGACACAATTGTTGAATTGCTCAACGGTCAAGTAACCTTTGAGTTAGGCGCACAACAATTTTTTGAAACGCCATTAAAAAACACCACCGATCATAATTGA
- the hpf gene encoding ribosome hibernation-promoting factor, HPF/YfiA family, giving the protein MLNYNVRGENIEVTAAIRSYVEKRLGKLEKYFTNTAESTAHVNLKVYPDKTAKVEVTIPLPYLTLRAEETSPDLYASVDLVTDKLERQIRKFKTKINRKSREKGIRDFDLTVPAADANDDSKEEKLDVVRTKRVNLKPMDSEEAILQMDMLGHNFFIFEDAETNGTSIVYKRRDGRYGLIETDEQ; this is encoded by the coding sequence ATGCTTAATTACAATGTCCGTGGAGAAAATATCGAGGTAACCGCTGCGATTCGGAGTTATGTTGAAAAACGGTTAGGTAAGTTAGAAAAATACTTTACTAATACTGCCGAGTCCACTGCACATGTCAACCTCAAGGTTTATCCAGATAAGACAGCGAAGGTTGAAGTTACGATCCCATTACCATACTTAACCTTACGTGCAGAAGAAACTTCACCAGATCTATACGCGAGTGTTGACCTCGTAACGGATAAGCTAGAACGCCAGATCCGTAAGTTCAAAACCAAGATCAATCGTAAATCACGGGAAAAAGGTATCCGTGACTTTGACTTAACGGTGCCGGCTGCTGATGCCAACGATGATAGTAAGGAAGAAAAGCTAGACGTTGTGCGGACTAAGCGGGTCAACCTGAAGCCAATGGATAGTGAAGAGGCCATCTTACAAATGGACATGCTGGGTCATAACTTCTTCATTTTTGAAGATGCAGAAACTAATGGCACAAGCATTGTCTACAAGCGGCGTGATGGTCGTTACGGTTTGATTGAAACTGACGAACAATAA
- the pnpS gene encoding two-component system histidine kinase PnpS yields the protein MKRIRRISWLLFMVVAAGIAAIILFLNQRYIAEQQLGLVRQGELLQTQVLPKVTATKLPRALLQKWQRQQNVHVAIFDARNQLVFPVGGPQADLIDSVVAFQSKTATTKREQIRVASRAQTAYLFSQKPWTFVLYTPQHNLWQPFWPQGVHLLLAVLGLSLLSVLIFRGYTRWERHSLQRVQRQLAKVGAPQPTPAVLLKPTDHYFALERAVTHVDQQLQAQTALAQNEQHNFNRFINHLTIGVLLLDETGDVVAHNPAAATMLAQQLSDQPHSYLNDIHHFALSRLIKHALNQQKSQHATVRLVQPQERYLDVNVVWMKAQALQATYQVAVLLYDITPVKQIQQMQLDFVSNVSHELKTPVTSILGFTETLLAGAQNEPEVRQEFLTIIAAESKRLTALIQDIIALSRGQQQQLQVAPVNIKQTVTNLLVPLQQTIDTKQVTVQLNIAATAQLQTDPHKFEQVVKNLLINGLSYNRQGGRLTVTAEKKAAQWQLSFSDNGLGIAADDQVRIFERFYRVDKARSHHQGGTGLGLAIVKELVTALGGQVRLKSQLGVGSTFTITLPEKIEA from the coding sequence ATGAAGCGGATTAGACGAATCAGCTGGTTACTTTTTATGGTGGTCGCTGCTGGGATAGCGGCGATCATTCTTTTTTTAAATCAGCGTTATATTGCTGAGCAGCAGTTAGGGCTAGTGCGGCAAGGCGAGTTACTGCAAACGCAAGTGTTGCCTAAAGTGACGGCAACTAAATTACCGCGAGCGCTGCTGCAAAAATGGCAACGCCAGCAGAATGTACATGTGGCAATTTTTGATGCCCGTAATCAATTAGTATTTCCAGTCGGCGGGCCGCAAGCAGATCTGATCGATAGCGTGGTGGCCTTTCAAAGTAAGACGGCAACGACTAAGCGTGAGCAGATCCGCGTCGCTAGTCGTGCGCAAACGGCTTATTTATTTAGCCAAAAACCGTGGACCTTTGTACTGTACACGCCACAGCATAATTTATGGCAACCGTTTTGGCCGCAAGGCGTGCATTTGTTATTAGCGGTGCTCGGACTAAGTTTACTAAGTGTTCTGATTTTTCGTGGCTATACGCGCTGGGAGCGGCATTCCTTGCAGCGGGTTCAACGGCAATTAGCTAAGGTTGGCGCGCCACAGCCAACACCAGCGGTATTATTGAAGCCAACGGATCATTATTTTGCCTTGGAGCGTGCCGTTACCCACGTTGATCAGCAGCTGCAAGCCCAGACGGCCTTAGCGCAAAATGAGCAGCACAACTTTAATCGCTTTATCAATCATTTGACCATCGGCGTATTGCTGCTGGATGAAACCGGTGATGTGGTGGCGCATAATCCTGCGGCTGCGACGATGCTGGCGCAGCAATTAAGTGATCAGCCGCATTCCTATCTGAATGATATTCATCATTTTGCGCTCAGTCGCTTGATCAAACATGCGTTGAACCAGCAAAAAAGTCAGCACGCAACGGTCAGATTAGTGCAACCGCAGGAGCGTTACTTGGATGTCAATGTGGTCTGGATGAAGGCTCAGGCACTACAGGCAACGTATCAAGTCGCAGTGCTGTTATACGACATCACGCCAGTTAAGCAGATCCAGCAAATGCAGTTGGATTTTGTCAGCAATGTGAGCCATGAATTGAAGACGCCAGTCACCTCGATCCTAGGTTTTACGGAAACGCTATTGGCAGGCGCGCAGAATGAACCGGAAGTACGGCAGGAATTTTTAACGATCATTGCGGCGGAAAGCAAGCGACTGACAGCATTGATCCAAGATATTATTGCCTTATCCCGCGGCCAGCAGCAACAATTACAAGTGGCACCGGTTAACATCAAACAAACGGTGACGAACTTACTAGTACCGCTGCAGCAAACGATTGATACCAAGCAAGTAACGGTGCAACTAAATATTGCGGCAACGGCACAGTTACAAACTGATCCGCATAAATTCGAACAAGTGGTCAAGAATTTATTGATCAATGGGCTGTCGTACAATCGTCAAGGTGGGCGGCTGACGGTGACAGCCGAAAAAAAAGCCGCACAGTGGCAACTTAGCTTTAGCGATAACGGCTTGGGTATTGCGGCGGATGACCAAGTACGGATCTTTGAACGGTTTTATCGCGTGGATAAAGCGCGCAGTCATCATCAAGGTGGTACGGGCTTAGGTTTGGCGATCGTCAAAGAGTTGGTCACCGCGCTGGGCGGTCAAGTGCGTTTGAAAAGCCAACTCGGTGTCGGTAGCACCTTTACCATTACCTTACCGGAAAAAATTGAAGCTTAG